DNA from Krasilnikovia cinnamomea:
CTGACCTGGCTGCTGTCGCGCTGGACGTGCGTGTTCGGCTCCGCCTGCCACGGCATCATCGCCGGACGCGCGCGGGAGGGCTGCTGCTCGCACGGCGCCTTCTTCACCGACGCCGACGACGAGCACCGGATCAAGGCCGCCGCCGCCAAGCTCACCCCGCAGACCTGGCAGCACTACCGGCGGGGCTTCAAGAACTACACCGAAATGGACACGGTCGACGGGACCAAGCCGTCCCGGCGTACCGCGACCCAGCCCGACGACGGGCCGTGCGTCTTCCTCAACGACCCGGACTTCCCCGGCGGCGGCGGGTGCGCCCTGCACGCCCAGGCCCTGCGCGACGGCCGGCATCCGCTCACCTACAAGCCCGACGTGTGCTGGCAGCTGCCGGTGCGCCGCGAGCAGGACTGGATCAAGCGCCCCGACGGCACCAAGGTGCTGCAGAGCACGCTGGCGGAGTTCGACCGGCGCGGCTGGGGCCCCGGCGGCCACGACCTCGACTGGTGGTGCACGTCCTCCCCGGACGCCCACGTCGGGACGGAACCGATGTTCCGCAGCTACGCGGCCGAGCTGGCGGCGCTGGTCGGCGACGAGGCGTACACCAAGCTGGCCGAGCTGTGCGAGGCCCGCCTCAAGACGGGCCTGGTGGCGGTGCACCCGGCCACCACGGCCGCGGCACGCCTGCGCAAACGAGGCTGATCAGGGCTCGAACTTGTAGCCCAGGCCGCGCACGGTCACGATGTAGCGCGGCGCGCTGGGCTCCGGTTCCACCTTGGACCGCAGCCGCTTGACGTGCACGTCCAGGGTCTTGGTGTCGCCCACGTAGTCGGCGCCCCACACCCGGTCGATGAGCTGGCCCCGGGTCAGCACCCGGCCCGCGTTGCGCAGCAGCAGCTCCAGCAGCTCGAACTCCTTCAGCGGTAGCTGCACCGAGGAGCCGTCGACCGTGACCACGTGCCGTTCGACGTCCATCCGGACCGGTCCGGCCGCCAGGGTCGGGGTGCTGACCTCCGCCGCCTCGCTGCCGTGCCGGCGCAGCACGGCCCGGATCCGGGCGACCAGTTCGCGCGGCGAGTACGGCTTGGTGACGTAGTCGTCGGCGCCGATCTCCAGGCCGACCACCTTGTCGATCTCACTGTCCCGCGCGGTGACCATGATGATGGGTACGGCGGAGCGCTGCCGCAGTTGACGGCAGACCTCGGTGCCGGACATCTCGGGCAGCATCAGGTCGAGCAGCACGATGTCGGCC
Protein-coding regions in this window:
- a CDS encoding response regulator transcription factor → MARVLVVEDEESFSDALSYMLRKEGFEVSVAPTGTSALTQFDRTGADIVLLDLMLPEMSGTEVCRQLRQRSAVPIIMVTARDSEIDKVVGLEIGADDYVTKPYSPRELVARIRAVLRRHGSEAAEVSTPTLAAGPVRMDVERHVVTVDGSSVQLPLKEFELLELLLRNAGRVLTRGQLIDRVWGADYVGDTKTLDVHVKRLRSKVEPEPSAPRYIVTVRGLGYKFEP